The DNA region TCAATGAAAATTAGGAGTTGAATTAGAAAACATCAAAAGGATGGAAGACAAACACTGCAATTTCTGTTTGATGTATTctggtaatttttcattttctccatacCTAagtgaagcaaaagaaaaaaagacaaaaacataacTTAATTACTTGGTTCTTATGAGAATACTAAAAAGCACCTTATATTTTTCAGCAATTCTTCAATAACAAGAAGCACCtcagaaaaattataacaattatttacTAGATATCTAAATCAAGTGAAGCAtacagagtttcttttcttttaaaacagaccATTTTCTCAACACatttaaataacagaaagaaaattagataaaCTTGAACTGGCTTCATAATTTCATAAGCAAGCCAAAAATCTagattcattaattttaaaaggccttaattctaaagaaaaataccAAACTAAACACATTATGAATagatttctatttaaatattaacaatttCCAAATGATATACCAAATAAACTGTCAACATGTATCCTGAGAACGAGGGTTCTACCCACATTGCATCTGCATCCTTCCAGTTTCTGGAGCACCTCAAAGAGATTTTAACAAAGCCTCTCACTTGAAGCATAGTTCTTTAAGTGATGGCACTGTGTTATATACATTTAACACAAAAATGCAGTTGGTAGGTATCTACAGATTTTATTTGTCCCAAGTGTTTCCATTACAATAAGCACTTCTCATAAAGGAGCATGTCTGCATTGGCATCATCAGCACTGTACTTTCAATAAGTTCTGGTTTAAATGTGGAAAGCAAATGACTCCTTGTTTCTCCTATTGGCAGACTTCTTATTTTTGGCTTGGTGCCTGATacacattttcatataaaatgaatatacacATTCAAAAACATTAATCACTTTACATTAGATTGGGGATATAGCCtttcatttgggaaaaataatcAGGTTATATcttaaaacaaagattttttttttttatgttcttttaagTAAATAGGTTTGGTATATTACTTTAAACCTAGAATTAGAAGTCCCTTACTTCTGAATAGGGCCAACCAAGTTACGCTAAGGAACAGTAAGGCTACGAGGAACCCAACCTCTTAGAGTAGATTATTCATACCAATTGCTCTGCATTAATACggataattataaaatatgcataaacGACTATATGCTAAGAATAATTAACAGTTTAAAGAATCATACGATCATTgtcaaaatgaaagaagcaacttttaaaaatcatctatttCAACATATAGAGAAAGATAAATTATAGCAAAGGGCTGAATCTCAACCAGTATTTTAAGAACTTACCTAGTTGTTTGACCATTTGGTGAGGTATAACTGATAGAAGACACTCCTGCCTGCACAACCAACTGGGACCCATCATTAAACTGAACCCACACAGCTCCGCTAgttaactagaaaaataataagcACAGGTAagcacaggaatagaaaaaaaaagcagcagcagcatacAAAATTACTATACAGCAGAGGATTTATGGTtctatattaatatttaacagGTTTTCCACAGTTAAAAAGAAACTCTCTAAGTGACTACAAATTTGGGGCTGCGATGGTAGTAGCTTTGAGAATATTCATGTCTTTTTCAGATTATTCCTTTAATAGCTAAGATATTATAATATTAGAATTATTCTAAGTAAATTCTGTTTCCCATTAATTTCCATTAGGATTTTGAAGTAGTTTTTtggttgttgctttttttcccccccccacAAGAAATATTTAGTATTTCTTACCAAGAAAAGATTTAGGAAATAAAAGCAACATTTTCTGTCCTTAGGCCACAAGAATGTCTTTCCTGGCCTGAGAATATTATATTTTAGCCTCTGAAACTTCTTCCTTTAGTCATTAGTAGTCACAATGTTTCACTCAAAGTGGAGAAGCACATAGTATATGGACACCAAATCAAACAGACCTAGGCTCTGCCATCTAGACTCTGCCAACTTAAGAGTATAGCATAGGATTGTTGCAAGTCAACCTACTGCTATAAACCATAATTTTACTATCTATAAAAGGAGATACATCGACTTTACTAGgttattttggagaataaattAAACAATGTACGTGAAACACATGGTAGATACCACAAagcaggtgctcaacaaatgttaccTACCCCCATAAAGTACTAGGCTGCATTTTACTTCACTAATAAGTAAAAGTACATGTGCCAGGCTTAGAAGTCTCCAAGTTTCAAATTTTCAGATAACATACACATATAAGTTCACACCTACATAAAATTCTGTAAGTTTGAAACTCAATAttgacttcactttttttttttgagacggagtcttgctgtgttgcccaggctggagtgcagtggcgtgatctcggctcaccacaacctccacatcccgggttcaagtgattctccagcctcagcgtcccaagtagtggtgtgtgccatcatgccatgctaattttgtattagtagagacagggtttcactatgttggctaggctggtctggtactcctgaccttgtgattagctcacttcagcctcccaaagtgctagtattataggaacgagccaccatgcctgaccttgaCTTCACTgtttaaaagagatggggtcatgctttgttgcccaggctggcctcaaactcctggactcaaacgacCCTCCCATTTCAGattcttgagtaactgggactataggcatgtgatATCACACCTGGCTTTCACTTGActtttaatgcaaaaatcctttttttcttttgccaaatgAAAGTTACTCTACTAATACTGATTACAAATAATTTCCAAACTTAAAATGTCCCAGATATCACAGTCTACTCTTCATAATTAGTCATTATCATGACctctactttaaaaacaaagggCAAAAGTAGGTCACCCCGGCCCTAGCAGGCAACCTCTTGTCAGCAATGTCTGGAGTCTTCCAACTGTATACAAATTtagaagttaaaatttttaatgatataaCCGATGTAAAAAGGTACAAAAACTTCCTTGTAAAAAAGTATCAttacaataatttgtattttttggtaattGTCTTATCAgtgtgaaaatgaaaagaaattcataatgaaaaaaattcactCTACTAGAAACTTCTCACCTGTGTAGCCCAACCaacatttttcacaaaaacagATTTCAAAAGTTGTGCTGATTTAGGTAGACAATCTTTTAGACTATTAGAAGAGATGTCTGTTCCAGAAGCTGTAGCTGTAAGACCAAGTCCTTCATTTGTAATCATCTACAAAGAATAAAGGACAGGAAGTTATTATTCCTCAGCATTTTTATAAGCCAAATTCAGCAAAAGCAGAAAATTATGGAATTTTTCATtagctgaattttttaaaaacaaaattttttaaatgaaaatataaccacattattggaaattagaaaaatacagaaaagaaaaaaacccacaaaattgctgttttcattttggtggatttctttcatctttttaatccCATGGCATATTCTTTTTATGCATGTGGGTGagtacacacaaatacacacacctaTTTCTTTAATGTTGCATTTTTCTACATTGCTAAATAATCTTCACCACCATgttcattaaatatataataaatttaaccATGAGCCTATCATGAGCATTTAGGCAGTTAATGATATTTtactagtaaaaataaaacaactatatatgtaaatattaatacatttagcTTTTCCAAGAGGGCTGAGATTAGGGCTCATTGAGGTAACATTTAAAGAGACCTAAAAAGAATTACTCATATAAAGTTAAGAGGTTAGGGAAAAGAGTTCTAGGTCAAGTGAACAGCATGTGAAAAGGCCTTTTGACTTgtttaaagaactgaaagaaggcCTTTGAGGCGTAAGCATAGATAGTATGGAATAAAGTGGCTCAGGATGAGGTTGGAAAGTAGGTAGATGATAGTAAAGCCAAACCATTTTATATGATGGGCATCAGGCAATCATTGAAAGGTTTAAAGTACAGAAGTGACATATATTTACTTACAGAGGAATTAAGCATTGGTGCCTGTGATGGAgaagcagcactattcatgacCATTCTATTGAAAGATGCTCTATCTCTCGATGGGTAATTTGAATCCACAGAAGGAGGAGGTGATAAGGCCTTAGGTGAACTAGTACTACTAGgttttctgaagaagaaaagtcCAAATATATTCCCTTGAAGCTTTCAATTTACAGAAAACTAAAGAATGTTTATAATATAAAcaccaaactttaaaaaatattttagctagatatttaaaatttgcaGACATTTACCTTCCTATGATTATTGGAAAAAAGGGAGCACTCCtagttttcctttcctcttctgaaaTTATGGATTCCAGTGCTAAACAAATATGATGACCCTATTTCAAAAGAAGAGTGCTTCCGTCATTATTTCACCTATGTCATTCATAATCATCATTAATTCGTATAAAAAACCTACAATTAGGTATGTACCTCATTAGCATGATCCATATAcattttcatctcttctttcaAGCTATTAACTtcactttcactttttaaagtataAGACTTCCCTGTCTTTTCAATCACCTGAATGAAatcttttgttttgtgtatttttgcccctaaaaaaaaaaaaaaaatcagaaaactgtTCTCTtatcctttttaaatatattcctagatTTATATTAATTATCGCATCAGTATATAATGGCTCCTACATCAAGgtatcattttcattcatttattgactATTAATGAGACTATCAAAGTATTCAATAAGGtcatccatttttttccccaacataTATCTGGTTTAAGTctgatacttttatattttaaaaaatcactacattcatacaaaaacataatttaaggATAGCTACAATTATAGTGTACTATATGATATGAATGCTTTGCATCCCTTCAAGGAgctttatagattaaaaaatagtTGCCTTTatgaaatagatttaaaaaataagaaaattcatcTTTACAGAATAGATTGAAAAAATTCTCTGATTCAACCCTATCCTTTTTGCTAAATTTATAATACTCATAATATGGTATATATCCATTTAAGGTTTCTAATAAGAAATAGGACATGGCTcatttcatgtgatttttataCTATCAGTCTAGATGTAGTTAAACTGGAGTTATGTAGGAGAAGAGGactaatatacatattataagaTAAATTGTTTAAAGGAAGGTATATATGAATTTTGATTAATATGATTTGACATGTATACTCTGCTATGCAACTTATATGTATagttacatacatacacatcttTAAAACTGGCtgtgttgaattttaaaaacccacataTATGTAACTACTAAATTCCAAACTAAAGGAACAAGTTACCATTTCCAAATGGTACTTACCATCATAAAACCAAACCTCGAAATCAGCACCAGGAGAATTCTCCATCAAAATGCATTTAGCATATCTTGTAAAATAAGTGATTTTGGGAGATTTAGATCTTACAAGCTGTACAAACCTGGAAGCATATTGATATTTTCGCCAgtatttttctaaggaaaaaataattacttaaCATTAGGGAAGAAAGTGTTGACTTGATATATagttttacctatttatttttatttctaatagagTTAGATTAGACaggttttcttattattttctatgaGTCACCTCAATGAAGTCTTACTCTTCAGTAATTATGTCACCAGTCCATAATATCCAGAAACCAAACTGAGAGTCAAATTTGGTTAACTATAATCATAAATAATCATTTATGTAGCAGCACTGATTTCAAAGGTCATGAGATACATCATGGTGAATtagtttttaaatacagaatGCTTCACAAATTTGTGAGTCACAGGGGCCATGTCCTCTGtaacattccaattttagtatatgtgctctGAAATaagcaatgttgaattttttAACACAATTATGGCCACATTCTAAACAAATGTACAAATTATATTTGTAAGACATATGACTAATGTTCTAGAGTTAGTTTTTACTTAAGTAGAATACAGTACCATTATAACACAGAATATTAATAGTAAACATTGCATTAAAGGCATACAACCCTCACCAGAAACAAAGTATAAGAATATGATATGACCTAAAGTTTGACCAAAGCCAAGATATTTATAAtgtatcatatttatatatagagtttatacataaatacatataaatctaTGATCCAAATGGATTCCCTGGTAAATTCGCATACCTGGTAAATTGTCAAAGCTGTACCTACTGATGTTGTCAGTAGGTGAGGGAGGTCTATCAGCAAGAGGTAAACCTCTTCCATCATTTGGATAATAAATAGTGATCtgccaaaaagatttttttaaaaattctaattacaTACCATTAAGTTCCAGTATTACATTTTGCTCGAAAGTATGAAAAGTGTTTAAAtgtaacattaaaattattttatagaaaaatattaaatattctataaaaacattttctttgctttttaactgAAGGCAAAAATTTAGATTTTGTTActagatataattatttttaatagtacactaatttatttaaatgtttaatatgctATTTCAGTTTTTGAATTCCAGAGACACTATCATACCaggaaactgatttttaaaaaacttacatAATTGTAAAATGAATTAGAATGCTAAATGTGCTTAAGTAATAATTTGAAGTTGTAAGATAAAAAGTAATTCCACATTACCGTATTTCCATCACTAGATATCTGAAGAACTTCTTTCACATATTCTTGAGATGCATACTCCTTTAGAAGCTCCACACACACCTCCTCTGAATCAAGTATgctcacctaaaaaaaaaacctaaaaatcagTAATAATTCTTTTGTTTACTAGAACAGCTCTGACATACATAGTACTTAGGAATACTTAACCATGGCAGAAACAAATATTGAAGTCAAAATCAAATAGCTGCTTCACTACAACAGTCCAGATCAGAGGTATATTTGAGTACAACTGTGAACCATATGGTACAAAGGTAAGAATGTATAATGAAGTGTGAAATGATAATCAATCAGCAGAAAGCAAGCAGAAGGTAGGGTGGAGAATAAGGGCTTTGAAAAGATAATAGCAAGCCAAACAAAGGCAAGAATGAAATGGGAAAACGGGAAACAAAGAACAGGATAaagatagaattaaaaaaaaaacacatcattttcaattcacatataataatttttaaactctaaACTTAAATGTGCACATGCCTTTTCTTTACTTCCAgatgctaaaataaaaagttatattttctagtttttaaaaaatttgagataggattaaatttagaaacaataaaaacagaagcaaaaggataatattaaatattgactCACTGATTGGAATTGTGAACAAAATAACCTTTAACACAGCATATAgccagtattattttaaaatgttttcattcaaatctattttaataatatgaaatCTAAAACTTATCAGTATCAATTCGCTGTTCTTAAGAAGATAGAGGGAAACAAGAGCTGTTTTTCCATAAACacccagtttcttttctttttaatatagttGATCATGTACACCCCCAAGTACAAGGAATGTTACAGAGGACAAAAAAATATGTTCTCAAGAATTGTATTCTCAAGTAAAATGTTATGTAGTAACTCAGGAAAATAACAGACATACCACGGcctttttggttttctgtctgaTTGGTTTTAACCTGTGAGCAATCAATGGAGATGTAATGCTTCTTAATGTACGATTCTGATAACCCAATGGTGGCTCCACATccctagtcttgctctgttcagaAAGAGGATCTAAGCCAAAAACACATTCTTGTTGGATTATCCCAGGTTTACTGTGAAGTGCCATCATGTATTTCATGGTATTTGGCTGATTTACAGAATGTGCATTATCAGAAGCATCAGAGCTCTTTTTGACTTTTATATTAGTCCAGGCATTTTTTGACGTGTCCTTCTGCAAATCTGGATGGTCCTGGAAATCCTGGTTTGAGCTGATGCTGTCATATTCAGTAGTTTTTCTTAAGTGAGCTGTAATATACATATAGAATGAAGCAATTAAGTAAATAACTAAAAACACAAGTTGACACAAAACAATGTCATTCTGATTATAACAGCATTTTCTGAACAAAAGAAATCTAGTAAAAAAAGAGCTCTTAATTTTCTAACAAATAAGCAGTTTTAAGACAAAATAGGATAATGACTTTGAAAGGACATTTTAAATCAGATCGTAAAGAAATATCTTTAGTATTCCTAAGACTAAGAcacaaaaaatattaacataaaacaaaaactagtCACGATATGGTCACCTATTAATCCTAAAGCAAGCAATCGCCAATGCTCCAACAAAAGCAGATTTGAGTTCCCAAGTAATCATTCTacatgagaaaaatacaaaaatttactctaAGATCAGTATAGCCCATTTTTACTTAGAAATACTTGTAATTAATGAAAATATGCAACTAAAAGCAAAAACACTATATGAACagctttaatattaatatttaatattacctATGTACTTGcacccacatttttaaaaaagctattaactttaccaatttatattttgtatggCCTTAAAGTTCACATACAAAACATTATCTTTTAAAGGcttatgaataaattatataaaacttgGTAAGGCAATTTTTCAACACTAAACTCTAAAAATTTGAAttataatgtttttcttaaatgacTTTTTTAGTGCTCTCCCCTACTCTCATTACAAAGTATTTTGTGTCAAATAATATACTGAAAAATTGCAGGAGCACTACTGGATTATTATAAACAAGGTTATTTCTCTATCTCAGACAAGTCTGTGTTACTAAATATAAGTATCTGTAAACACAACAGATGTGCAAAATTAAGTACGTGgcagttttatagtttaaaaaacaaacctgaaTTACCATCTCCAagaagtacaaataaaaaaattaatttccttttatgcttctgaaaataatatgcatttaaaaaaaagaaaacaagaatagacTCAAGATAACATACAACTCTCTGCTTAAATTGCAGTTGTATTATGCACTTTTTATCTATGAAGTAATACGACACTTAGTAAAAAATGATCTCCTCCTCTCCAtatgtcgttttttttttttttttttttttgagaaggagttttgctcttgttacccagactggagtgcaatggcgcgatctcggctcaccgcaacctctgcctcctgagttcaggcaattctcctgcctcagtctcctgagtagctgggattacaggcacacgccaccatgcccagctaatttttttttttttttttggtatttttagtagagatggggtatcaccatgttgtccaggatggtctcgatctcttgacctcgtgatccacctgcctcggcctcccaaagtgctgggatt from Callithrix jacchus isolate 240 chromosome 3, calJac240_pri, whole genome shotgun sequence includes:
- the PLK4 gene encoding serine/threonine-protein kinase PLK4 isoform X3 — its product is MIDKKAMYKAGMVQRVQNEVKIHCQLKHPSILELYNYFEDSNYVYLVLEMCHNGEMNRYLKNRVKPFSENEARHFMHQIITGMLYLHSHGILHRDLTLSNLLLTRNMNIKIADFGLATQLKMPHEKHYTLCGTPNYISPEIATRSAHGLESDVWSLGCMFYTLLIGRPPFDTDTVKNTLNKVVLADYEMPTFLSIEAKDLIHQLLRRNPADRLSLSSVLDHPFMSRNSSTKTKDLGTVEDSIDSGHATISTAITASSSTSISGSLFDKRRLLIGQPLPNKMTVFPKNKSSSDFSSSGNGSSFYTQWGNQETSNSGRGRVIQNAEERPHSRYLRRAHSSDRSDTSNSQSRAKTYTMERCHSAEMLSKSKRSGGGENEERYSPTNNNANIFNFFKEKTSNNSGSFEKPDNNQALSNHLCPGKTPLPFADLTPQTDTVQQWFGNLQINAHLRKTTEYDSISSNQDFQDHPDLQKDTSKNAWTNIKVKKSSDASDNAHSVNQPNTMKYMMALHSKPGIIQQECVFGLDPLSEQSKTRDVEPPLGYQNRTLRSITSPLIAHRLKPIRQKTKKAVVSILDSEEVCVELLKEYASQEYVKEVLQISSDGNTITIYYPNDGRGLPLADRPPSPTDNISRYSFDNLPEKYWRKYQYASRFVQLVRSKSPKITYFTRYAKCILMENSPGADFEVWFYDGAKIHKTKDFIQVIEKTGKSYTLKSESEVNSLKEEMKMYMDHANEGHHICLALESIISEEERKTRSAPFFPIIIGRKPSSTSSPKALSPPPSVDSNYPSRDRASFNRMVMNSAASPSQAPMLNSSMITNEGLGLTATASGTDISSNSLKDCLPKSAQLLKSVFVKNVGWATQLTSGAVWVQFNDGSQLVVQAGVSSISYTSPNGQTTRYGENEKLPEYIKQKLQCLSSILLMFSNSTPNFH